The following proteins are encoded in a genomic region of Syngnathoides biaculeatus isolate LvHL_M chromosome 15, ASM1980259v1, whole genome shotgun sequence:
- the slc4a11 gene encoding sodium bicarbonate transporter-like protein 11 isoform X1 yields MRPANDDDGVATAESDRRLTSEPANHLQELLGCRPTRRADKVPPCAMSKNGYFFQEMEQREVDLDDDQEELQEVQDSPIACADNVQLYGSQVTPGSESNDSGCVLLNTSRRYVKLMNFEEEIRPHRDLDGFLACASILLDETAATLDEVLKRMLRHVGQEYSSPEPGWNFEDIMSLLFTDAGAQEVNVHLLSETIQGVTATDTGVHYQQSWLCILCNLKDLQRRHVCISRLERPQNWGENCCEVRYVILVLAPRKMKSTKTAMELGRTFATLFSDISFRQKLLETKTQEEFKEALMFQRHQLSAANQQSTMLDKEETDPYNHKPLKCTDFLLAGQGIYEDLCRRLPLYASDFTDGIVGNNKTLLKYMTTAIFLYIVILLPAIALGSLNDESTRGEIDVKKTIVGQSIGGVIYSLFAGSPLVIPLTTAPLAIFISVIRGICDDYQLDFAAFYACIGLWNCLFLILGGVFNLSLVMKLFKRSTEEVIALFISTAFAVDAFKGTVKIFQRYYHAPTLGNGSRAEPASASVGVPGGNGSEFGVASALHAIPDSLIDCTRERPVLCLLLMMGTLWMGYTLYQFKRSPFLHAKVREVLSDCALPISVLLFSFIGSYLFSDIELPVFKVHNKPTFSVAPLERLTALNVISAMGLGFLLASLIFIDQNIVVSLTNAPENRLLKGTAYHWDLMLSGLINILMSVLGLPWMHAAFPHSTLHVRQLAFVEQRVEGGHLYETIVQVKETRVTSLAANIFIGASVFLLPLPLQWIPKPVLYGLFLYIALTSIDGNQMCDRMALLLKEQTAYPPTHYIRKVPQRKIHYFTFLQITQLLVLCTFGMYPIPYMKMIFPLVMIMLIPIRNRVLPHIIEAKYLDIMDAQHM; encoded by the exons AGGTGCCTCCCTGTGCCATGTCCAAGAACGGATACTTCTTTCAGGAAATGG AGCAGCGGGAGGTGGACCTGGACGACGATCAAGAGGAACTGCAGGAGGTCCAGGACTCGCCCATCGCCTGCGCCGACAACGTCCAACTTTACGGCAGCCAGGTCACCCCTGGCTCAG AGAGCAACGACTCTGGCTGCGTTCTGCTCAACACGTCCAGGAGG TACGTGAAGCTGATGAACTTCGAGGAGGAGATCCGACCCCACCGGGACCTCGACGGCTTCCTGGCTTGCGCGAGCATCCTTTTGGACGAGACCGCGGCGACGCTGGACGAAGTCCTGAAGAGGATGCTGAGACACGTCGGACAGGAATACAGCTCCCCAGAGCCAGGGTGGAACTTTGAGGACATCATGAGTTTGCTCTTCACTGATGCCGGCGCGCAGGAAGTCAACG TCCACCTTCTGTCCGAGACCATCCAGGGGGTGACGGCGACCGACACGGGAGTTCACTACCAGCAGTCGTGGCTCTGCATACT GTGCAACCTGAAGGACCTGCAGCGTCGCCACGTGTGTATTTCCCGCTTGGAGAGGCCTCAGAACTGGGGCGAGAACTGCTGTGAAGTTCGCTACGTCATCCTGGTCCTGGCGCCGCGCAAAATg AAGAGCACCAAGACGGCGATGGAGCTGGGGAGGACGTTTGCGACGCTCTTCTCGGACATTTCCTTCCGCCAGAAGCTTCTGGAAACCAAAACGCAGGAGGAGTTCAAAGAGGCTCTGATGTTCCAGCGCCACCAGCTGTCGGCTGCCAACCAGCAGTCCACCATGCTGGACAAGGAGGAGACGGACCCCTACAACCACAAGCCCCTCAAG TGTACAGACTTCCTCCTAGCGGGCCAGGGGATTTACGAGGACCTGTGTCGCCGCCTTCCTCTCTACGCCTCCGACTTCACAGATG GTATCGTGGGCAACAACAAGACCCTGTTGAAGTACATGACCACGGCCATCTTTCTCTACATCGTCATCCTGCTGCCCGCCATCGCGCTCGGCTCGCTCAACGACGAGAGCACGCGCGGCGAGATCG ACGTGAAGAAGACCATCGTCGGGCAGTCCATCGGCGGCGTCATCTACTCGCTTTTTGCCGGGTCCCCTCTCGTCATCCCGCTGACCACGGCCCCCCTCGCTATCTTCATAAGtg TGATCCGCGGCATCTGCGACGACTACCAGCTGGACTTTGCAGCCTTCTACGCCTGCATCGGGCTGTGGAACTGCCTCTTCCTCATCCTGGGAGGAGTTTTCAACCTCAGCCTGGTCATGAAGCTCTTCAAAAG GTCCACAGAGGAAGTGATCGCTCTCTTCATCTCCACGGCGTTTGCGGTGGACGCCTTCAAAGGAACTGTGAAAA TCTTCCAGAGGTACTACCACGCGCCCACTCTGGGTAACGGCAGCAGAGCCGAGCCGGCGTCGGCGAGCGTCGGCGTGCCGGGGGGCAACGGGAGCGAGTTCGGCGTGGCCTCGGCGCTCCACGCCATACCGGACTCGTTGATCGACTGCACCCGCGAGCGCCCCGTCTTGTGCCTGCTGCTCATGATGGGCACGCTGTGGATGGGCTACACACTCTACCAGTTCAAGAGGAG CCCGTTCCTGCACGCCAAAGTGAGGGAGGTGTTGTCCGACTGCGCTCTGCCCATCTCGGTGCTTCTCTTCTCCTTTATCGGATCATACCTGTTTAGCGACATCGAGC TTCCGGTGTTTAAAGTCCACAACAAGCCGACGTTCAGCGTGGCGCCGTTGGAGCGTCTGACGGCCTTGAACGTGATCAGCGCCATGGGCCTGGGCTTCCTGCTGGCTTCGCTCATCTTCATCGACCAGAACATCGTGGTGTCGCTCACCAACGCGCCCGAGAACAG GCTGCTGAAGGGGACGGCGTACCACTGGGACCTGATGCTGTCGGGCCTGATCAACATCCTGATGTCGGTTCTGGGGCTGCCGTGGATGCACGCCGCCTTCCCGCACTCGACGCTGCACGTGCGCCAGCTGGCCTTCGTGGAGCAGCGCGTGGAGGGAGGACACCTCTACGAGAC TATCGTGCAGGTGAAGGAGACCCGCGTGACGTCGCTGGCCGCCAACATTTTCATCGGCGCGTCTGTGTTCCtgctgccgctgccgctgcAGTGGATCCCCAAGCCGGTCCTGTACGGGCTCTTCCTCTACATCGCGCTCACCTCCATCGACGGCAACCAGATGTGCGACCGCATGGCCCTGCTGCTCAAGGAGCAG ACGGCGTACCCGCCCACCCACTACATCCGCAAAGTCCCGCAGAGGAAGATCCACTACTTCACCTTCCTGCAGATCACGCAGCTGCTGGTCCTGTGCACGTTCGGCATGTACCCCATCCCCTACATGAAGATGATCTTCCCCTTGGTCATGATCATGCTCATCCCCATCAG GAACAGGGTCCTCCCTCACATCATTGAGGCCAAATACTTGGACATCATGGACGCCCAGCACATGTAG
- the slc4a11 gene encoding sodium bicarbonate transporter-like protein 11 isoform X3 translates to MRPANDDDGVATAEVPPCAMSKNGYFFQEMEQREVDLDDDQEELQEVQDSPIACADNVQLYGSQVTPGSESNDSGCVLLNTSRRYVKLMNFEEEIRPHRDLDGFLACASILLDETAATLDEVLKRMLRHVGQEYSSPEPGWNFEDIMSLLFTDAGAQEVNVHLLSETIQGVTATDTGVHYQQSWLCILCNLKDLQRRHVCISRLERPQNWGENCCEVRYVILVLAPRKMKSTKTAMELGRTFATLFSDISFRQKLLETKTQEEFKEALMFQRHQLSAANQQSTMLDKEETDPYNHKPLKCTDFLLAGQGIYEDLCRRLPLYASDFTDGIVGNNKTLLKYMTTAIFLYIVILLPAIALGSLNDESTRGEIDVKKTIVGQSIGGVIYSLFAGSPLVIPLTTAPLAIFISVIRGICDDYQLDFAAFYACIGLWNCLFLILGGVFNLSLVMKLFKRSTEEVIALFISTAFAVDAFKGTVKIFQRYYHAPTLGNGSRAEPASASVGVPGGNGSEFGVASALHAIPDSLIDCTRERPVLCLLLMMGTLWMGYTLYQFKRSPFLHAKVREVLSDCALPISVLLFSFIGSYLFSDIELPVFKVHNKPTFSVAPLERLTALNVISAMGLGFLLASLIFIDQNIVVSLTNAPENRLLKGTAYHWDLMLSGLINILMSVLGLPWMHAAFPHSTLHVRQLAFVEQRVEGGHLYETIVQVKETRVTSLAANIFIGASVFLLPLPLQWIPKPVLYGLFLYIALTSIDGNQMCDRMALLLKEQTAYPPTHYIRKVPQRKIHYFTFLQITQLLVLCTFGMYPIPYMKMIFPLVMIMLIPIRNRVLPHIIEAKYLDIMDAQHM, encoded by the exons AGGTGCCTCCCTGTGCCATGTCCAAGAACGGATACTTCTTTCAGGAAATGG AGCAGCGGGAGGTGGACCTGGACGACGATCAAGAGGAACTGCAGGAGGTCCAGGACTCGCCCATCGCCTGCGCCGACAACGTCCAACTTTACGGCAGCCAGGTCACCCCTGGCTCAG AGAGCAACGACTCTGGCTGCGTTCTGCTCAACACGTCCAGGAGG TACGTGAAGCTGATGAACTTCGAGGAGGAGATCCGACCCCACCGGGACCTCGACGGCTTCCTGGCTTGCGCGAGCATCCTTTTGGACGAGACCGCGGCGACGCTGGACGAAGTCCTGAAGAGGATGCTGAGACACGTCGGACAGGAATACAGCTCCCCAGAGCCAGGGTGGAACTTTGAGGACATCATGAGTTTGCTCTTCACTGATGCCGGCGCGCAGGAAGTCAACG TCCACCTTCTGTCCGAGACCATCCAGGGGGTGACGGCGACCGACACGGGAGTTCACTACCAGCAGTCGTGGCTCTGCATACT GTGCAACCTGAAGGACCTGCAGCGTCGCCACGTGTGTATTTCCCGCTTGGAGAGGCCTCAGAACTGGGGCGAGAACTGCTGTGAAGTTCGCTACGTCATCCTGGTCCTGGCGCCGCGCAAAATg AAGAGCACCAAGACGGCGATGGAGCTGGGGAGGACGTTTGCGACGCTCTTCTCGGACATTTCCTTCCGCCAGAAGCTTCTGGAAACCAAAACGCAGGAGGAGTTCAAAGAGGCTCTGATGTTCCAGCGCCACCAGCTGTCGGCTGCCAACCAGCAGTCCACCATGCTGGACAAGGAGGAGACGGACCCCTACAACCACAAGCCCCTCAAG TGTACAGACTTCCTCCTAGCGGGCCAGGGGATTTACGAGGACCTGTGTCGCCGCCTTCCTCTCTACGCCTCCGACTTCACAGATG GTATCGTGGGCAACAACAAGACCCTGTTGAAGTACATGACCACGGCCATCTTTCTCTACATCGTCATCCTGCTGCCCGCCATCGCGCTCGGCTCGCTCAACGACGAGAGCACGCGCGGCGAGATCG ACGTGAAGAAGACCATCGTCGGGCAGTCCATCGGCGGCGTCATCTACTCGCTTTTTGCCGGGTCCCCTCTCGTCATCCCGCTGACCACGGCCCCCCTCGCTATCTTCATAAGtg TGATCCGCGGCATCTGCGACGACTACCAGCTGGACTTTGCAGCCTTCTACGCCTGCATCGGGCTGTGGAACTGCCTCTTCCTCATCCTGGGAGGAGTTTTCAACCTCAGCCTGGTCATGAAGCTCTTCAAAAG GTCCACAGAGGAAGTGATCGCTCTCTTCATCTCCACGGCGTTTGCGGTGGACGCCTTCAAAGGAACTGTGAAAA TCTTCCAGAGGTACTACCACGCGCCCACTCTGGGTAACGGCAGCAGAGCCGAGCCGGCGTCGGCGAGCGTCGGCGTGCCGGGGGGCAACGGGAGCGAGTTCGGCGTGGCCTCGGCGCTCCACGCCATACCGGACTCGTTGATCGACTGCACCCGCGAGCGCCCCGTCTTGTGCCTGCTGCTCATGATGGGCACGCTGTGGATGGGCTACACACTCTACCAGTTCAAGAGGAG CCCGTTCCTGCACGCCAAAGTGAGGGAGGTGTTGTCCGACTGCGCTCTGCCCATCTCGGTGCTTCTCTTCTCCTTTATCGGATCATACCTGTTTAGCGACATCGAGC TTCCGGTGTTTAAAGTCCACAACAAGCCGACGTTCAGCGTGGCGCCGTTGGAGCGTCTGACGGCCTTGAACGTGATCAGCGCCATGGGCCTGGGCTTCCTGCTGGCTTCGCTCATCTTCATCGACCAGAACATCGTGGTGTCGCTCACCAACGCGCCCGAGAACAG GCTGCTGAAGGGGACGGCGTACCACTGGGACCTGATGCTGTCGGGCCTGATCAACATCCTGATGTCGGTTCTGGGGCTGCCGTGGATGCACGCCGCCTTCCCGCACTCGACGCTGCACGTGCGCCAGCTGGCCTTCGTGGAGCAGCGCGTGGAGGGAGGACACCTCTACGAGAC TATCGTGCAGGTGAAGGAGACCCGCGTGACGTCGCTGGCCGCCAACATTTTCATCGGCGCGTCTGTGTTCCtgctgccgctgccgctgcAGTGGATCCCCAAGCCGGTCCTGTACGGGCTCTTCCTCTACATCGCGCTCACCTCCATCGACGGCAACCAGATGTGCGACCGCATGGCCCTGCTGCTCAAGGAGCAG ACGGCGTACCCGCCCACCCACTACATCCGCAAAGTCCCGCAGAGGAAGATCCACTACTTCACCTTCCTGCAGATCACGCAGCTGCTGGTCCTGTGCACGTTCGGCATGTACCCCATCCCCTACATGAAGATGATCTTCCCCTTGGTCATGATCATGCTCATCCCCATCAG GAACAGGGTCCTCCCTCACATCATTGAGGCCAAATACTTGGACATCATGGACGCCCAGCACATGTAG
- the slc4a11 gene encoding sodium bicarbonate transporter-like protein 11 isoform X6 encodes MNFEEEIRPHRDLDGFLACASILLDETAATLDEVLKRMLRHVGQEYSSPEPGWNFEDIMSLLFTDAGAQEVNVHLLSETIQGVTATDTGVHYQQSWLCILCNLKDLQRRHVCISRLERPQNWGENCCEVRYVILVLAPRKMKSTKTAMELGRTFATLFSDISFRQKLLETKTQEEFKEALMFQRHQLSAANQQSTMLDKEETDPYNHKPLKCTDFLLAGQGIYEDLCRRLPLYASDFTDGIVGNNKTLLKYMTTAIFLYIVILLPAIALGSLNDESTRGEIDVKKTIVGQSIGGVIYSLFAGSPLVIPLTTAPLAIFISVIRGICDDYQLDFAAFYACIGLWNCLFLILGGVFNLSLVMKLFKRSTEEVIALFISTAFAVDAFKGTVKIFQRYYHAPTLGNGSRAEPASASVGVPGGNGSEFGVASALHAIPDSLIDCTRERPVLCLLLMMGTLWMGYTLYQFKRSPFLHAKVREVLSDCALPISVLLFSFIGSYLFSDIELPVFKVHNKPTFSVAPLERLTALNVISAMGLGFLLASLIFIDQNIVVSLTNAPENRLLKGTAYHWDLMLSGLINILMSVLGLPWMHAAFPHSTLHVRQLAFVEQRVEGGHLYETIVQVKETRVTSLAANIFIGASVFLLPLPLQWIPKPVLYGLFLYIALTSIDGNQMCDRMALLLKEQTAYPPTHYIRKVPQRKIHYFTFLQITQLLVLCTFGMYPIPYMKMIFPLVMIMLIPIRNRVLPHIIEAKYLDIMDAQHM; translated from the exons ATGAACTTCGAGGAGGAGATCCGACCCCACCGGGACCTCGACGGCTTCCTGGCTTGCGCGAGCATCCTTTTGGACGAGACCGCGGCGACGCTGGACGAAGTCCTGAAGAGGATGCTGAGACACGTCGGACAGGAATACAGCTCCCCAGAGCCAGGGTGGAACTTTGAGGACATCATGAGTTTGCTCTTCACTGATGCCGGCGCGCAGGAAGTCAACG TCCACCTTCTGTCCGAGACCATCCAGGGGGTGACGGCGACCGACACGGGAGTTCACTACCAGCAGTCGTGGCTCTGCATACT GTGCAACCTGAAGGACCTGCAGCGTCGCCACGTGTGTATTTCCCGCTTGGAGAGGCCTCAGAACTGGGGCGAGAACTGCTGTGAAGTTCGCTACGTCATCCTGGTCCTGGCGCCGCGCAAAATg AAGAGCACCAAGACGGCGATGGAGCTGGGGAGGACGTTTGCGACGCTCTTCTCGGACATTTCCTTCCGCCAGAAGCTTCTGGAAACCAAAACGCAGGAGGAGTTCAAAGAGGCTCTGATGTTCCAGCGCCACCAGCTGTCGGCTGCCAACCAGCAGTCCACCATGCTGGACAAGGAGGAGACGGACCCCTACAACCACAAGCCCCTCAAG TGTACAGACTTCCTCCTAGCGGGCCAGGGGATTTACGAGGACCTGTGTCGCCGCCTTCCTCTCTACGCCTCCGACTTCACAGATG GTATCGTGGGCAACAACAAGACCCTGTTGAAGTACATGACCACGGCCATCTTTCTCTACATCGTCATCCTGCTGCCCGCCATCGCGCTCGGCTCGCTCAACGACGAGAGCACGCGCGGCGAGATCG ACGTGAAGAAGACCATCGTCGGGCAGTCCATCGGCGGCGTCATCTACTCGCTTTTTGCCGGGTCCCCTCTCGTCATCCCGCTGACCACGGCCCCCCTCGCTATCTTCATAAGtg TGATCCGCGGCATCTGCGACGACTACCAGCTGGACTTTGCAGCCTTCTACGCCTGCATCGGGCTGTGGAACTGCCTCTTCCTCATCCTGGGAGGAGTTTTCAACCTCAGCCTGGTCATGAAGCTCTTCAAAAG GTCCACAGAGGAAGTGATCGCTCTCTTCATCTCCACGGCGTTTGCGGTGGACGCCTTCAAAGGAACTGTGAAAA TCTTCCAGAGGTACTACCACGCGCCCACTCTGGGTAACGGCAGCAGAGCCGAGCCGGCGTCGGCGAGCGTCGGCGTGCCGGGGGGCAACGGGAGCGAGTTCGGCGTGGCCTCGGCGCTCCACGCCATACCGGACTCGTTGATCGACTGCACCCGCGAGCGCCCCGTCTTGTGCCTGCTGCTCATGATGGGCACGCTGTGGATGGGCTACACACTCTACCAGTTCAAGAGGAG CCCGTTCCTGCACGCCAAAGTGAGGGAGGTGTTGTCCGACTGCGCTCTGCCCATCTCGGTGCTTCTCTTCTCCTTTATCGGATCATACCTGTTTAGCGACATCGAGC TTCCGGTGTTTAAAGTCCACAACAAGCCGACGTTCAGCGTGGCGCCGTTGGAGCGTCTGACGGCCTTGAACGTGATCAGCGCCATGGGCCTGGGCTTCCTGCTGGCTTCGCTCATCTTCATCGACCAGAACATCGTGGTGTCGCTCACCAACGCGCCCGAGAACAG GCTGCTGAAGGGGACGGCGTACCACTGGGACCTGATGCTGTCGGGCCTGATCAACATCCTGATGTCGGTTCTGGGGCTGCCGTGGATGCACGCCGCCTTCCCGCACTCGACGCTGCACGTGCGCCAGCTGGCCTTCGTGGAGCAGCGCGTGGAGGGAGGACACCTCTACGAGAC TATCGTGCAGGTGAAGGAGACCCGCGTGACGTCGCTGGCCGCCAACATTTTCATCGGCGCGTCTGTGTTCCtgctgccgctgccgctgcAGTGGATCCCCAAGCCGGTCCTGTACGGGCTCTTCCTCTACATCGCGCTCACCTCCATCGACGGCAACCAGATGTGCGACCGCATGGCCCTGCTGCTCAAGGAGCAG ACGGCGTACCCGCCCACCCACTACATCCGCAAAGTCCCGCAGAGGAAGATCCACTACTTCACCTTCCTGCAGATCACGCAGCTGCTGGTCCTGTGCACGTTCGGCATGTACCCCATCCCCTACATGAAGATGATCTTCCCCTTGGTCATGATCATGCTCATCCCCATCAG GAACAGGGTCCTCCCTCACATCATTGAGGCCAAATACTTGGACATCATGGACGCCCAGCACATGTAG
- the slc4a11 gene encoding sodium bicarbonate transporter-like protein 11 isoform X2: MMASRRQKATGDSLQSLQIISRSFLVVGPHGERTRCLPVPCPRTDTSFRKWREVDLDDDQEELQEVQDSPIACADNVQLYGSQVTPGSESNDSGCVLLNTSRRYVKLMNFEEEIRPHRDLDGFLACASILLDETAATLDEVLKRMLRHVGQEYSSPEPGWNFEDIMSLLFTDAGAQEVNVHLLSETIQGVTATDTGVHYQQSWLCILCNLKDLQRRHVCISRLERPQNWGENCCEVRYVILVLAPRKMKSTKTAMELGRTFATLFSDISFRQKLLETKTQEEFKEALMFQRHQLSAANQQSTMLDKEETDPYNHKPLKCTDFLLAGQGIYEDLCRRLPLYASDFTDGIVGNNKTLLKYMTTAIFLYIVILLPAIALGSLNDESTRGEIDVKKTIVGQSIGGVIYSLFAGSPLVIPLTTAPLAIFISVIRGICDDYQLDFAAFYACIGLWNCLFLILGGVFNLSLVMKLFKRSTEEVIALFISTAFAVDAFKGTVKIFQRYYHAPTLGNGSRAEPASASVGVPGGNGSEFGVASALHAIPDSLIDCTRERPVLCLLLMMGTLWMGYTLYQFKRSPFLHAKVREVLSDCALPISVLLFSFIGSYLFSDIELPVFKVHNKPTFSVAPLERLTALNVISAMGLGFLLASLIFIDQNIVVSLTNAPENRLLKGTAYHWDLMLSGLINILMSVLGLPWMHAAFPHSTLHVRQLAFVEQRVEGGHLYETIVQVKETRVTSLAANIFIGASVFLLPLPLQWIPKPVLYGLFLYIALTSIDGNQMCDRMALLLKEQTAYPPTHYIRKVPQRKIHYFTFLQITQLLVLCTFGMYPIPYMKMIFPLVMIMLIPIRNRVLPHIIEAKYLDIMDAQHM; encoded by the exons AGGTGCCTCCCTGTGCCATGTCCAAGAACGGATACTTCTTTCAGGAAATGG CGGGAGGTGGACCTGGACGACGATCAAGAGGAACTGCAGGAGGTCCAGGACTCGCCCATCGCCTGCGCCGACAACGTCCAACTTTACGGCAGCCAGGTCACCCCTGGCTCAG AGAGCAACGACTCTGGCTGCGTTCTGCTCAACACGTCCAGGAGG TACGTGAAGCTGATGAACTTCGAGGAGGAGATCCGACCCCACCGGGACCTCGACGGCTTCCTGGCTTGCGCGAGCATCCTTTTGGACGAGACCGCGGCGACGCTGGACGAAGTCCTGAAGAGGATGCTGAGACACGTCGGACAGGAATACAGCTCCCCAGAGCCAGGGTGGAACTTTGAGGACATCATGAGTTTGCTCTTCACTGATGCCGGCGCGCAGGAAGTCAACG TCCACCTTCTGTCCGAGACCATCCAGGGGGTGACGGCGACCGACACGGGAGTTCACTACCAGCAGTCGTGGCTCTGCATACT GTGCAACCTGAAGGACCTGCAGCGTCGCCACGTGTGTATTTCCCGCTTGGAGAGGCCTCAGAACTGGGGCGAGAACTGCTGTGAAGTTCGCTACGTCATCCTGGTCCTGGCGCCGCGCAAAATg AAGAGCACCAAGACGGCGATGGAGCTGGGGAGGACGTTTGCGACGCTCTTCTCGGACATTTCCTTCCGCCAGAAGCTTCTGGAAACCAAAACGCAGGAGGAGTTCAAAGAGGCTCTGATGTTCCAGCGCCACCAGCTGTCGGCTGCCAACCAGCAGTCCACCATGCTGGACAAGGAGGAGACGGACCCCTACAACCACAAGCCCCTCAAG TGTACAGACTTCCTCCTAGCGGGCCAGGGGATTTACGAGGACCTGTGTCGCCGCCTTCCTCTCTACGCCTCCGACTTCACAGATG GTATCGTGGGCAACAACAAGACCCTGTTGAAGTACATGACCACGGCCATCTTTCTCTACATCGTCATCCTGCTGCCCGCCATCGCGCTCGGCTCGCTCAACGACGAGAGCACGCGCGGCGAGATCG ACGTGAAGAAGACCATCGTCGGGCAGTCCATCGGCGGCGTCATCTACTCGCTTTTTGCCGGGTCCCCTCTCGTCATCCCGCTGACCACGGCCCCCCTCGCTATCTTCATAAGtg TGATCCGCGGCATCTGCGACGACTACCAGCTGGACTTTGCAGCCTTCTACGCCTGCATCGGGCTGTGGAACTGCCTCTTCCTCATCCTGGGAGGAGTTTTCAACCTCAGCCTGGTCATGAAGCTCTTCAAAAG GTCCACAGAGGAAGTGATCGCTCTCTTCATCTCCACGGCGTTTGCGGTGGACGCCTTCAAAGGAACTGTGAAAA TCTTCCAGAGGTACTACCACGCGCCCACTCTGGGTAACGGCAGCAGAGCCGAGCCGGCGTCGGCGAGCGTCGGCGTGCCGGGGGGCAACGGGAGCGAGTTCGGCGTGGCCTCGGCGCTCCACGCCATACCGGACTCGTTGATCGACTGCACCCGCGAGCGCCCCGTCTTGTGCCTGCTGCTCATGATGGGCACGCTGTGGATGGGCTACACACTCTACCAGTTCAAGAGGAG CCCGTTCCTGCACGCCAAAGTGAGGGAGGTGTTGTCCGACTGCGCTCTGCCCATCTCGGTGCTTCTCTTCTCCTTTATCGGATCATACCTGTTTAGCGACATCGAGC TTCCGGTGTTTAAAGTCCACAACAAGCCGACGTTCAGCGTGGCGCCGTTGGAGCGTCTGACGGCCTTGAACGTGATCAGCGCCATGGGCCTGGGCTTCCTGCTGGCTTCGCTCATCTTCATCGACCAGAACATCGTGGTGTCGCTCACCAACGCGCCCGAGAACAG GCTGCTGAAGGGGACGGCGTACCACTGGGACCTGATGCTGTCGGGCCTGATCAACATCCTGATGTCGGTTCTGGGGCTGCCGTGGATGCACGCCGCCTTCCCGCACTCGACGCTGCACGTGCGCCAGCTGGCCTTCGTGGAGCAGCGCGTGGAGGGAGGACACCTCTACGAGAC TATCGTGCAGGTGAAGGAGACCCGCGTGACGTCGCTGGCCGCCAACATTTTCATCGGCGCGTCTGTGTTCCtgctgccgctgccgctgcAGTGGATCCCCAAGCCGGTCCTGTACGGGCTCTTCCTCTACATCGCGCTCACCTCCATCGACGGCAACCAGATGTGCGACCGCATGGCCCTGCTGCTCAAGGAGCAG ACGGCGTACCCGCCCACCCACTACATCCGCAAAGTCCCGCAGAGGAAGATCCACTACTTCACCTTCCTGCAGATCACGCAGCTGCTGGTCCTGTGCACGTTCGGCATGTACCCCATCCCCTACATGAAGATGATCTTCCCCTTGGTCATGATCATGCTCATCCCCATCAG GAACAGGGTCCTCCCTCACATCATTGAGGCCAAATACTTGGACATCATGGACGCCCAGCACATGTAG